The following are from one region of the Rhipicephalus microplus isolate Deutch F79 chromosome 1, USDA_Rmic, whole genome shotgun sequence genome:
- the LOC142796286 gene encoding uncharacterized protein LOC142796286, with product MPSGGPSYGSYCCVSWCFNNGRTHKKPGTSFFRIPRDGRMKAWMQYAGCDDLLSKPASLLYATYRVCSDHFTAQSFMDPGHTRLTRMAVPSVQPAAPCSLSVASSSDCDMAAEAALQGPAVEASESGSHTLRCPDEQGGSSLVAGERISDDFVLPEKTLTSRSAVTKGTCVAGRSQDCSDSIVRGTEQASQDPPEDVSANSSTPECLRENVRSCVPATMSPSMKYKQTIKHLQAKVAAQRKTIKRLQRQPHQAPSSTTKALEVIRPHVTEEVFKLLSAHVRLRPKCKGKRFPVWFKKFALHLNFRGPRAYRFLAPYFSLPSRRSLRRWLANVKMTPGIIPGILSSIATNTQAWNERDRVCALVFDEIALKKNLYYDASRDVVQGFTDDGTHRTSTIADRALVFLLVGVSRKWVQPVAFTIGHTSTPSSVMHNLLVSLILELRSINIAVKAVICDQGSSNVSLANQLKVTVAKPFFEVNGERVYYIFDVPHLIKTTRNNVQAHKLYIGDDIVNWSHIVSLYQSSHELRLRLAPKLTERHVHQKPFSNMKVSRATQVFSASVSIAITAMVYAKVLPASAITTAQFCDRMDRIFDALNSSSKKRTSQKLRHAIMKNDSELIDFLRGQLPWIASWQFVGRRQPQTIVGWQITIQAICQLWDDLSKNYNFEYLLTRRLQQDPLENIFGHIRQKQGCNTNPNVAQFICGLKHICIRKLFKLSEYGNVEDDECDLLQEQLSPFSLTSASLVDNEECAQPQPDDFPALDDLSELATNIHSHIIDDSAAYYVAGFLIKHFLRNACDGCSCPQLLKDDSETLKGTHQYFTMLKAYHVPSKLFGNLTVPSEAAFAYVQQLESRFLAIIEATAHHLKVCDVLYHHLSSVGDFHFCSAGCRAKFLKMFCRVRLCWHVRFVNRNLDRVRFQSSISGMQLDKFKG from the exons atgccgtccggcggtccaagctacggcagctactgctgtgtatcgtggtgcttcaacaatggcagaacccacaagaagcctgggacgagtttcttccgcataccacgggacggcag gatgaaagcatggatgcagtatgctggatgcgatgatctccttagtaagccggccagcctattgtacgcaacgtacagggtttgtagcgaccattttactgctcaaagtttcatggaccctgggcacacaaggcttacaagaatggctgttcccagtgtgcaaccagctgcaccat gttctctgagcgtcgcttcaagtagtgactgtgacatggctgcagaagctgcactgcaag gacctgcggtagaggcttcagaaagcggctcccacacattgaggtgccccgatgaacagg gtggcagctcccttgtagctggtgaaagaatttctgatgatttcgtcttgccggagaaaaccttaaccagtcgttcagctgtcacaaaaggaacttgtgtggccg gccgctcgcaagattgttccgacagcattgtccgaggcactgaacaagcttcacaagaccctccagaagacgtctccgccaacagctccacgcctgagtgccttagagaaaatg tgcgttcctgtgtgccagcgacaatgtctccatcaatgaagtacaagcaaaccattaaacatctgcaagccaaagtagcagcacagcggaaaactatcaaaagactgcagagacagcctcaccaagcaccgtcatcgactacgaaggcccttgaagttatccgaccgcacgtcaccgaggaggtttttaaacttctttctgcacatgttcgcttgaggcccaaatgcaagggcaagcggtttcccgtgtggttcaagaaattcgctcttcacttaaacttccgaggtccgcgagcataccgatttctggctccgtatttttctttgccctcccggcgttcattaaggaggtggctagctaatgtaaagatgactccaggcataattccaggaatcctttcttccattgcaacaaatactcaagcttggaatgaacgggaccgagtgtgcgctttagttttcgacgaaatagcactcaaaaagaatttgtactatgatgcttcaagagacgttgtccagggttttacagatgatggcactcatcgcacttcaaccatcgctgatcgagcactggtttttcttcttgttggtgtttcgagaaagtgggttcaaccggttgcttttactatagggcacacatcaacaccatcatctgttatgcataacttgctggtgtcactcattttggagcttaggagcattaatattgcagtgaaagcagtcatttgtgaccagggcagttcaaatgtaagtctcgctaaccaactaaaagtgactgtagcaaagcctttttttgaagttaatggtgagcgggtatattacatttttgatgttccgcatttaattaaaacaacgcgcaataatgtccaagcacacaagttatacattggggatgacatcgttaactggtcgcacattgtaagcctttaccaatcctcacatgagttgcggttgcgattggctccaaagttgactgaacggcacgttcatcagaaacctttttctaatatgaaggtcagcagagcaactcaggtcttcagtgcatcagtttcgattgctatcacggcaatggtgtatgcgaaggtgctgcctgcctcggccatcactacagctcaattttgtgatcgtatggacaggattttcgatgccttgaacagctcgagtaaaaaaagaacttcgcaaaagctgcggcatgcaatcatgaaaaatgattcagagctgattgacttcctccgaggccagcttccctggattgcatcatggcagtttgttggcagacgtcaaccacaaaccatcgtaggttggcaaattacaattcaggcaatttgtcaactatgggacgacctctccaaaaattacaattttgaatacctgttaacacgcaggcttcaacaggatcctctggagaacatatttggccacattaggcaaaaacagggttgcaacaccaaccccaatgtagcacaatttatttgtggcctgaagcacatctgcataagaaaactcttcaagctgtcagaatacggaaatgtcgaggatgatgaatgtgacctcctccaggaacagctgtcgccattctccctcaccagtgcgtctcttgtggataatgaggagtgtgcacagccacagcctgacgactttcccgctctagacgatctctctgaacttgcgacaaacattcactcccatattatcgatgactccgctgcatattatgtagctggttttctcatcaaacacttccttcggaatgcatgtgacggttgcagttgcccacagttactgaaagacgacagtgagacgcttaagggtacccaccagtatttcacaatgctcaaagcataccacgtccccagcaaactttttgggaatctcactgtgccatcagaagcagcttttgcatacgtacaacaacttgaatctcgctttcttgccataattgaggccactgcacatcacctgaaagtgtgcgatgttttgtatcaccatctgtcaagtgttggcgattttcatttctgctctgctgggtgtcgcgctaagtttctgaaaatgttttgccgggttcgtttatgttggcatgtgcgttttgtgaaccgaaacttagacagggttaggttccagtcttcaatctcgggcatgcagcttgacaagttcaaaggttag
- the LOC119175703 gene encoding zinc finger SWIM domain-containing protein 3-like, which produces MAGSKMKVGDKFPTFRELEAAVKGYSEEKFVQFYKRDCRTVTAAKTKVKRFLNERLGMYQVVYCCIKGGKSFKSRSKGERDTSTFQAGCPAFVKCRASDDGNFLEVIEMNEDHNHELSKLLYSHLPQTRALREPGAKEEATQLLALHANKKLVKKRIEEKTGKLVLLKDLSNAASSLRPQTRNDLIKTAALLQNEHGTDYHILADGENFQGILLSNESMRSNMDAYPEFLGIDATYKLLEIRTPVYVMHVEDSNGDTETVCVAILVNESAPTIKWMLEKFKELHPSWPKVKCVMADKDLLERDLLKESFPQSKVLICVFHTLKTFRREIACNKMNITAEERDQALALLQKMVLSRSSEKFEELQLEFDNNVCQEIRSYYDKNWRPIKDEWYTGPKFMSENFNNTTNNRIESLNAKLKSVIKKNSSLEEFVCSLFTVLNALSDERDHRALTSISKRPCKAPSSPEEAMYQESLTPYAFKLVREQIYLSAKRVPSDQKADVFTFEASSGNTSTTKTNCNCSFWNAMRLPCRHVFAVRRTLNISLFDDKLFLKRWSKAYYYCHQRAFLSQEKCTTEHSISEQAAKPRRPMSQHEKYREVFPTCKYIAQLAAEETGERYQGRLKVLLALSEAWEQGREIEIVEVLRHEASSPSSPEQVRRQLELTVSVEENAESPKAASGEDWDTSETADQNNSHDQPDLPQAPLSHTGAEPLHTTPEKEQRAHNAGACETPDEVRKAQPRENTLAPASSAGPSDYMRERLGKLKVPAKVKSRGRPKGAEKTVIGLPRRRQGPHKSAATLQPFRDLPPQEKELRILSCLVPQGLLSEVQQGKLLLGEDQVETIPSRIPETILDEEVHLDCVQKYFTEDGWTAVLATVKVKKQTIKWKCNECRDLLEEDPSVICDLCLCWFHQICTSLSSVIKKNSSLEEFVCSLFTVLNALSDERDHRALTSISMSFHGEL; this is translated from the exons ATGGCTGGCAGCAAAATGAAAGTTGGGGACAAATTTCCAACGTTCAGGGAACTGGAAGCTGCTGTGAAAGGATACAGTGAAGAGAAGTTCGTGCAGTTTTACAAACGTGACTGTCGAACTGTCACAGCGGCGAAGACCAAAGTGAAGCGTTTTCTGAACGAACGACTTGGAATGTATCAGGTGGTTTACTGCTGTATCAAGGGGGGCAAGTCTTTCAAGAGCCGCAGCAAGGGGGAAAGAGATACCAG CACCTTTCAGGCTGGATGTCCGGCGTTCGTGAAGTGCAGGGCCTCTGACGATGGGAACTTCCTGGAGGTTATTGAAATGAATGAGGACCACAACCATGAGTTATCGAAG ttactCTACAGCCACCTGCCACAAACCAGAGCATTAAGAGAACCAGGGGCCAAGGAGGAAGCCACACAGCTCTTGGCTTTGCATGCCAACAAGAAGTTGGTTAAGAAAAGGATAGAAGAAAAGACGGGGAAACTTGTCCTGCTCAAAGACTTGAGCAATGCGGCCTCTTCCCTCAGACCACAGACAAGGAATGACCTCATTAAGACTGCAGCTCTTCTGCAAAATGAGCATG GTACAGACTACCACATCCTTGCTGATGGGGAAAACTTCCAAGGAATTTTGCTGTCCAATGAGTCTATGCGGTCAAATATGGATGCCTACCCAGAATTCCTAGGAATTGATGCCACCTACAAGCTTCTAGAAATACGAACACCAGTCTATGTGATGCACGTTGAAGACTCCAATGGAGACACAGAGACAGTATGTGTTGCAATTCTTGTGAATGAGTCTGCACCCACTATCAAATGGATGTTGGAAAAGTTCAAGGAACTGCACCCATCTTGGCCAAAAGTAAAGTGTGTCATGGCAGACAAGGACCTTTTGGAGCGTGACCTTCTCAAAGAAAGCTTCCCGCAGTCGAAGGTGCTCATCTGTGTGTTCCACACTTTAAAGACTTTTCGACGCGAGATTGCCTGCAACAAGATGAACATCACTGCAGAGGAAAGGGACCAAGCCCTGGCACTGCTCCAGAAGATGGTCCTGTCACGATCGAGTGAAAAATTTGAGGAGCTTCAACTGGAATTTGACAATAATGTTTGCCAAGAGATCCGCTCTTACTATGACAAAAACTGGCGTCCCATCAAGGATGAGTGGTACACTGGACCCAAGTTTATGTCTGAAAACTTTAACAACACTACCAACAACAGAATTGAAAGTCTGAACGCAAAACTGAAAAGTGTTATAAAAAAGAATAGCTCCCTTGAAGAGTTTGTGTGCTCACTTTTCACAGTATTGAACGCCTTGAGCGATGAACGTGACCACAGAGCATTGACAAGCATATCCAAAAGACCTTGCAAAGCACCTTCTAGCCCTGAAGAAGCTATGTATCAGGAATCATTGACTCCCTATGCCTTTAAGCTTGTAAGGGAGCAGATCTACCTGTCAGCCAAGCGAGTACCAAGTGACCAAAAAGCAGATGTGTTCACATTCGAGGCGTCGTCTGGCAACACGTCAACAACAAAAACTAACTGCAATTGTTCCTTTTGGAACGCTATGAGACTGCCATGCCGGCATGTGTTTGCAGTTAGGCGGACTCTGAACATTAGTCTCTTTGATGACAAACTTTTTCTAAAAAGGTGGTCCAAGGCATATTACTACTGTCATCAGAGAGCCTTCCTTTCTCAAGAGAAGTGCACAACTGAACATTCCATTTCGGAGCAGGCTGCAAAACCTCGGAGGCCAATGTCGCAGCATGAGAAATACAGGGAGGTATTTCCTACATGCAAGTACATAGCTCAACTTGCTGCAGAAGAAACAGGTGAAAGATACCAGGGCCGTCTAAAAGTTTTGTTGGCACTCTCTGAGGCATGGGAGCAAGGGCGCGAAATTGAAATCGTGGAAGTGTTGCGTCATGAAGCCTCATCCCCTTCATCACCAGAGCAAGTCAGACGCCAGCTGGAGCTGACTGTGTCCGTAGAAGAGAATGCAGAGTCACCCAAAGCTGCATCAGGTGAGGATTGGGACACGTCTGAAACTGCAGATCAGAATAATTCACATGATCAACCAGATCTGCCTCAAGCACCTTTAAGCCATACCGGGGCAGAACCACTTCATACCACTCCTGAGAAAGAGCAGCGTGCCCATAATGCAGGTGCATGCGAAACTCCTGATGAAGTGAGAAAGGCACAGCCACGCGAGAATACCTTGGCCCCTGCAAGCAGCGCCGGGCCTTCAGACTACATGCGCGAACGCCTCGGAAAGCTGAAAGTGCCCGCTAAGGTGAAGTCACGAGGTCGACCCAAAGGGGCGGAGAAAACCGTTATTGGGCTTCCACGACGGCGGCAGGGACCCCACAAATCAGCAGCAACACTGCAGCCATTTCGCGATCTGCCTCCTCAGGAAAAGGAGCTCAGGATCCTAAGTTGCTTAGTTCCTCAGGGCCTGCTAAGTGAGGTTCAGCAGGGGAAACTGCTACTCG GTGAGGACCAGGTGGAAACCATACCTTCCAGGATTCCAGAGACAATCCTCGACGAGGAAGTTCACCTTGACTGTGTCCAGAAATACTTCACTGAAGACGGCTGGACAGCTGTGCTGGCAACAGTCAAGGTGAAGAAGCAAACCATAAAGTGGAAATGCAACGAATGTCGGGACCTGTTAGAAGAGGACCCTTCTGTGATTTGTGACTTATGTTTGTGTTGGTTCCACCAAATCTGTACTTCACTGAGCAGTGTTATAAAAAAGAATAGCTCCCTTGAAGAGTTTGTGTGCTCACTTTTCACAGTATTGAACGCCTTGAGCGATGAACGTGACCACAGAGCATTGACAAGCATATCCATGAGTTTCCACGGTGAGTTGTGA